A window from Pseudomonas kribbensis encodes these proteins:
- the tolR gene encoding protein TolR, with protein MTRARHKRKPVAEMNVVPYIDVMLVLLVIFMVTAPMLNQGVKVDLPKVSSEALPQDNNTQVLTISIKADKTYYWNLGSEVDTEKQQDRAMTLPQMTDAVTKIIRAGTEGGKRTQVFIRGDKSVDYGSVMGAMGGLQKAGVGNVGLITEAP; from the coding sequence ATCACTCGAGCCCGACACAAGCGCAAGCCGGTCGCCGAGATGAACGTAGTGCCTTACATCGACGTGATGCTGGTGCTGCTGGTCATCTTCATGGTGACTGCGCCGATGCTCAATCAGGGCGTGAAAGTGGATCTGCCCAAGGTTTCCAGCGAAGCCTTGCCGCAGGACAACAACACCCAGGTGCTGACCATTTCGATCAAGGCTGACAAGACCTACTACTGGAACCTTGGCAGCGAAGTCGACACCGAGAAGCAACAGGACCGGGCCATGACCCTGCCACAGATGACCGACGCGGTGACCAAGATCATTCGCGCCGGCACTGAAGGCGGCAAGCGCACCCAGGTCTTCATCCGTGGCGACAAGTCCGTCGATTATGGCTCCGTCATGGGTGCCATGGGCGGGTTGCAGAAAGCCGGGGTCGGTAATGTTGGCTTGATCACCGAGGCCCCCTGA
- the tolQ gene encoding protein TolQ, translating into MEANVVDHSSMWSLVSNASIVVQLVMLTLVAASVTSWIMIFQRSNLLRAGRRALESFEERFWSGIDLSKLYRQAGSNPDPDSGVEQIFRAGFKEFSRLRQQPGVDPEAVMEGVARAMRVAISREEEKLEQSLPFLATVGSVSPYIGLFGTVWGIMNSFRGLASAQQATLATVAPGIAEALIATAIGLFAAIPAVIAYNRFSARSETLLSRYYTFADEFQAILHRKVHTSEE; encoded by the coding sequence GTGGAAGCTAACGTCGTCGACCATTCCTCCATGTGGAGCCTGGTCAGCAATGCCAGCATCGTGGTGCAGTTGGTAATGTTGACCCTGGTAGCCGCATCGGTGACCTCATGGATCATGATCTTTCAGCGCAGCAATCTGCTGCGCGCCGGTCGACGTGCCCTGGAGAGCTTCGAGGAGCGCTTCTGGTCGGGTATCGACCTGTCCAAACTGTACCGCCAGGCCGGCAGCAACCCGGATCCGGACTCGGGCGTCGAGCAGATCTTCCGTGCCGGTTTCAAGGAATTCTCGCGTCTGCGCCAGCAGCCGGGCGTTGACCCTGAAGCGGTCATGGAAGGCGTGGCCCGTGCCATGCGCGTAGCGATCTCCCGCGAGGAAGAGAAACTCGAGCAAAGCCTGCCGTTCCTCGCCACCGTCGGTTCGGTCAGCCCGTACATCGGTCTGTTCGGTACCGTGTGGGGGATCATGAACTCCTTCCGTGGTCTGGCCAGTGCACAACAAGCCACCCTGGCCACTGTGGCCCCAGGTATCGCCGAAGCCCTGATCGCCACCGCGATCGGCCTGTTCGCCGCGATCCCGGCCGTTATCGCTTACAACCGTTTCTCTGCCCGCAGTGAAACCTTGCTGAGCCGCTACTACACCTTCGCCGATGAATTCCAGGCGATCCTGCACCGCAAAGTGCACACCAGCGAAGAATAA
- the ybgC gene encoding tol-pal system-associated acyl-CoA thioesterase has translation MRAQNGLEPFAHRCRVYYEDTDAGGIVYYVNYLKFMERARTERLRELGFAQSALAGEDLLFVVHSSEARYHAPARLDDELLVSADVIELNRASLRFRQQVRRATDNVLLCEGQFLVACVRTNSLKPRALPEDLRAAFADAVGTGTHLKQEIKRGS, from the coding sequence ATGCGCGCGCAAAACGGGCTTGAGCCGTTCGCACATCGTTGTCGCGTTTATTACGAGGACACCGATGCGGGCGGCATCGTGTATTACGTTAATTACCTCAAGTTTATGGAACGGGCTCGAACCGAGCGGCTCCGGGAGCTGGGCTTTGCCCAGTCGGCGCTGGCAGGGGAGGACCTGTTGTTCGTCGTGCACTCCAGCGAAGCGCGATATCACGCGCCGGCGCGACTGGACGACGAACTGCTGGTAAGCGCTGATGTAATCGAATTGAACCGTGCCAGCCTGCGCTTTCGACAGCAGGTCAGGCGGGCAACGGATAATGTGCTGCTCTGTGAGGGGCAGTTTCTGGTGGCCTGTGTGCGCACTAACAGTTTGAAACCCCGGGCCCTTCCCGAAGACTTGCGTGCGGCTTTCGCCGACGCGGTCGGCACGGGTACACACTTGAAGCAGGAGATAAAGCGTGGAAGCTAA
- the ruvB gene encoding Holliday junction branch migration DNA helicase RuvB produces MIEADRLIAATHSPREREEVQDRAIRPVSLAEYIGQPTVREQMELFIQAARGRSESLDHTLIFGPPGLGKTTLANIIAQEMGVSIKSTSGPVLERPGDLAALLTNLEPHDVLFIDEIHRLSPIVEEVLYPAMEDFQLDIMIGEGPAARSIKLDLPPFTLVGATTRAGMLTNPLRDRFGIVQRLEFYSTADLATIVSRSANILGLPLDPEGSFEIARRARGTPRIANRLLRRVRDFAEVRAKGHITKSVADLALNLLDVDEHGFDHQDRRLLLTMIEKFDGGPVGIDSLAAAISEERHTIEDVLEPYLIQQGYIMRTPRGRVVTRHAYLHFGLNIPSRMGEMPVADEFLDAVDD; encoded by the coding sequence GTGATTGAAGCTGATCGTCTGATCGCCGCCACGCACAGTCCGCGTGAGCGCGAAGAAGTCCAGGATCGGGCGATACGTCCCGTCAGTCTGGCCGAATACATTGGCCAGCCGACCGTTCGCGAGCAGATGGAACTGTTTATCCAGGCCGCCCGCGGCCGTAGCGAATCCCTCGACCACACCCTGATCTTCGGCCCGCCGGGGTTGGGCAAGACCACCCTGGCCAACATCATTGCCCAGGAAATGGGCGTGTCGATCAAGAGTACGTCGGGCCCGGTGCTCGAACGGCCGGGGGATCTGGCCGCGCTGTTGACCAACCTTGAACCGCACGATGTGTTGTTCATCGATGAAATCCATCGTCTGTCGCCGATCGTCGAAGAAGTGCTGTACCCGGCGATGGAAGACTTCCAGCTCGACATCATGATCGGTGAGGGGCCGGCAGCGCGTTCGATCAAGCTTGATCTACCGCCATTCACCCTCGTTGGCGCGACGACGCGGGCGGGGATGCTGACCAATCCGCTGCGTGACCGTTTCGGGATTGTCCAGCGTCTCGAGTTCTACAGCACCGCAGACCTGGCGACGATTGTCAGCCGTTCGGCAAACATCCTCGGCCTGCCGCTGGATCCGGAAGGCTCTTTCGAGATTGCCCGTCGTGCCCGTGGCACACCGCGGATCGCCAACCGGCTGTTGCGCCGGGTGCGGGATTTCGCCGAAGTCCGGGCCAAGGGGCATATCACCAAATCCGTTGCCGACCTGGCACTGAATCTGCTGGATGTCGATGAACACGGCTTCGATCATCAGGACCGGCGATTGCTGTTGACCATGATCGAGAAGTTCGATGGCGGGCCTGTCGGCATCGACAGTCTGGCGGCTGCAATCAGCGAAGAGCGCCACACCATCGAAGACGTGCTGGAGCCGTATCTGATTCAGCAGGGCTACATCATGCGTACGCCGCGGGGCAGGGTGGTGACCCGGCACGCGTATCTGCATTTTGGTTTAAACATTCCGTCACGAATGGGCGAAATGCCCGTGGCAGACGAGTTTCTCGATGCCGTGGACGATTGA
- the ruvA gene encoding Holliday junction branch migration protein RuvA — MIGRLRGTLAEKQPPHLILDVNGLGYELEVPMTTLYRLPSVGEPLTLHTHLVVREDAQLLYGFAGKRERDFFRELIRLNGVGPKLALALMSSLEVDELIRCVQSQDTSALTKVPGVGKKTAERLLVELKDRFKAWETSPAMFALVPNQPDGPAPVNTAENDAVSALISLGYKPQEASKAISAIKEKGLSSEDMIRRALKGMI, encoded by the coding sequence GTGATTGGACGCTTGCGCGGCACCCTCGCTGAAAAACAGCCGCCGCACCTGATTCTGGATGTAAACGGCCTCGGGTATGAGCTGGAAGTGCCCATGACCACCCTGTATCGCCTGCCGTCGGTCGGTGAACCGCTGACCTTGCACACCCATTTGGTCGTACGTGAAGACGCGCAGTTACTCTATGGTTTCGCTGGCAAGCGTGAGCGAGACTTTTTTCGCGAGTTGATCCGTCTCAATGGTGTGGGCCCGAAACTGGCCCTGGCCTTGATGTCGAGTCTGGAAGTCGATGAGCTGATCCGTTGCGTGCAGTCCCAGGACACCTCGGCGCTGACCAAAGTGCCGGGTGTGGGCAAGAAAACCGCCGAGCGTCTGCTGGTCGAACTCAAGGACCGCTTCAAGGCGTGGGAAACCTCGCCGGCCATGTTTGCGCTGGTACCGAACCAGCCGGACGGCCCGGCACCGGTCAATACCGCCGAGAACGACGCGGTCAGCGCGCTGATTTCCCTGGGCTACAAGCCACAGGAAGCGAGCAAGGCGATTTCCGCGATCAAGGAGAAAGGCTTGAGCAGTGAAGACATGATCCGACGCGCCCTGAAGGGAATGATTTAA
- the ruvC gene encoding crossover junction endodeoxyribonuclease RuvC, whose protein sequence is MTLILGIDPGSRITGYGVVRDTGRGCVYVASGCIRTGAGELHERLQIVYRGVREIIQTYGPVTMGIEKVFMAKNADSALKLGQARGAAIVAGAEESLEIAEYTATQVKQAVVGTGAANKEQVQMMVMHMLKLTSKPQIDASDALAIAICHAHTRSSLLPHGLGTARSRGGRLRL, encoded by the coding sequence ATGACTTTAATTCTTGGTATCGACCCCGGTTCGCGCATCACCGGATATGGCGTGGTACGCGATACCGGGCGTGGTTGTGTCTACGTGGCTTCCGGCTGCATTCGTACCGGCGCCGGCGAGTTGCATGAGCGTCTGCAGATCGTCTATCGCGGCGTGCGGGAAATCATCCAGACCTACGGTCCGGTGACCATGGGCATCGAAAAGGTGTTCATGGCGAAAAACGCCGACTCGGCGCTGAAGCTCGGGCAGGCCCGTGGGGCCGCGATCGTTGCGGGGGCCGAAGAGAGCCTGGAAATTGCCGAGTACACGGCAACCCAGGTCAAGCAGGCCGTGGTCGGCACCGGTGCAGCCAATAAAGAGCAGGTGCAGATGATGGTCATGCACATGCTCAAACTGACCAGCAAGCCACAAATCGATGCCTCGGACGCCCTGGCCATTGCCATTTGCCATGCGCACACCCGTTCCAGCCTGTTGCCCCATGGTCTGGGAACCGCACGCAGTCGTGGCGGGCGCCTGCGTCTCTGA
- a CDS encoding YebC/PmpR family DNA-binding transcriptional regulator, with the protein MAGHSKWANIKHRKERQDAKRGKIFTKWIRELTVAARQGGGDPGSNPRLRLALDKALGANMSRDIIDRAVARGAGATEADNVEELTYEGYGPGGVAVMVECMTDNRNRTAAAVRHAFSKCGGNLGTDGSVAYLFERKGQISFAPGVDEDALTEAALEADADDVVTHEDGSIDVFTSFTSFYAVRNALEAAGFKGDDAEIVMQPTTSAELDLEGAEKVLKLIDMLEDLDDVQNVYSNADIPEDVAAQLG; encoded by the coding sequence ATGGCAGGTCATTCCAAGTGGGCGAACATCAAGCACCGCAAAGAACGTCAGGATGCCAAACGAGGCAAGATCTTCACCAAGTGGATCCGTGAACTGACCGTTGCGGCCCGTCAGGGCGGTGGCGATCCGGGTTCCAACCCGCGTCTGCGTCTGGCCCTCGACAAGGCGCTGGGCGCGAACATGAGCCGCGACATCATCGATCGTGCGGTGGCTCGTGGCGCCGGCGCGACCGAAGCGGACAACGTTGAAGAACTGACCTACGAAGGTTACGGCCCGGGTGGCGTGGCGGTGATGGTCGAGTGCATGACCGACAACCGCAACCGTACCGCCGCGGCCGTGCGCCACGCGTTCAGCAAGTGTGGCGGCAACCTCGGTACCGACGGTTCGGTGGCCTACCTGTTCGAACGCAAGGGCCAGATCAGCTTTGCGCCAGGTGTTGACGAAGATGCGCTGACCGAAGCGGCGCTGGAAGCCGATGCCGACGACGTGGTCACTCATGAAGACGGCTCGATCGATGTGTTCACCTCGTTCACCAGCTTCTACGCCGTGCGAAACGCGCTGGAAGCGGCCGGTTTCAAGGGTGATGACGCGGAAATCGTCATGCAGCCGACTACCAGCGCCGAACTGGATCTGGAAGGCGCGGAGAAGGTGCTCAAGCTGATCGACATGCTTGAGGATCTGGATGACGTGCAGAACGTCTATTCCAATGCCGACATTCCGGAAGACGTGGCGGCTCAGCTCGGCTGA
- the aspS gene encoding aspartate--tRNA ligase has translation MMRSHYCGQLNESLEGQEITLCGWVHRRRDHGGVIFLDIRDRDGLAQVVFDPDRAESFAAADRVRSEYVVKITGKVRLRPAGATNANMASGMIEVLGYELEVLNESETPPFPLNEFSDVGEETRLRYRFLDLRRPEMAEKLRLRSRMTTSIRRYLDENGFLDVETPILTRATPEGARDYLVPSRTHAGSFFALPQSPQLFKQLLMVAGFDRYYQIAKCFRDEDLRADRQPEFTQIDIETSFLDEKDIMGLTEGMIRNLFKEVLDLEFGEFPHMTFEEAMRRYGSDKPDLRNPLELVDVADQLKEVDFKVFSGPANDPKCRIAALRVPGGASMPRKQIDDYTKFVGIYGAKGLAYIKVNERAAGVEGLQSPIVKNIPEANLNVILDRVGAVDGDIVFFGADKAKIVSEALGALRIKLGHDLKLLTCEWAPMWVVDFPMFEENDDGSFSALHHPFTAPKCTPEELEANPAGALSRAYDMVLNGTELGGGSIRIHRKEMQQAVFRLLGINEAEQEEKFGFLLDALKYGAPPHGGLAFGLDRLVMLMTGAQSIREVIAFPKTQSAADVMTQAPGVVDAKALRELHIRLRETPKAE, from the coding sequence ATGATGCGCAGCCATTATTGCGGCCAACTGAACGAAAGCCTGGAAGGCCAGGAAATTACCCTTTGCGGATGGGTTCACCGTCGCCGCGACCACGGCGGGGTGATTTTCCTCGATATCCGTGATCGTGACGGTCTGGCCCAGGTGGTCTTCGATCCGGATCGCGCCGAAAGCTTCGCCGCCGCTGATCGCGTGCGCAGCGAATACGTCGTGAAGATCACCGGCAAGGTGCGTCTGCGTCCGGCCGGTGCCACCAACGCCAACATGGCGTCGGGCATGATCGAAGTCCTGGGCTACGAACTGGAAGTGCTGAACGAGTCGGAAACCCCGCCGTTCCCGCTGAACGAGTTCTCGGACGTGGGTGAAGAAACCCGTCTGCGCTATCGCTTCCTGGACCTGCGTCGTCCGGAAATGGCCGAGAAGCTGCGTCTGCGCTCGCGCATGACCACCAGCATCCGTCGCTACCTCGACGAGAACGGCTTCCTCGACGTGGAAACGCCGATCCTGACCCGCGCTACTCCAGAGGGCGCGCGTGACTATCTGGTGCCGAGCCGTACCCACGCTGGTTCGTTCTTCGCACTGCCGCAATCGCCTCAGCTGTTCAAGCAACTGCTGATGGTCGCCGGCTTCGACCGTTACTACCAGATCGCCAAGTGCTTCCGCGACGAAGACCTGCGTGCCGACCGTCAGCCTGAGTTCACTCAGATCGACATCGAGACCAGCTTCCTCGACGAAAAAGACATCATGGGCCTGACCGAAGGCATGATCCGCAACCTGTTCAAGGAAGTGCTGGATCTGGAATTCGGCGAATTCCCGCACATGACTTTCGAAGAAGCCATGCGCCGCTACGGTTCCGACAAGCCTGACCTGCGTAACCCGCTGGAGCTGGTCGACGTAGCCGATCAGCTGAAAGAAGTCGATTTCAAAGTCTTCAGCGGCCCGGCCAACGATCCGAAATGCCGTATCGCCGCACTGCGCGTTCCAGGCGGGGCGAGCATGCCGCGCAAGCAGATCGACGACTACACCAAGTTCGTCGGCATCTACGGTGCCAAGGGCCTGGCGTACATCAAGGTCAACGAGCGTGCTGCCGGTGTTGAAGGCCTGCAATCGCCGATTGTGAAAAACATTCCGGAAGCCAACCTGAACGTGATCCTCGATCGCGTTGGTGCTGTCGACGGCGATATCGTGTTCTTCGGCGCCGACAAGGCCAAGATCGTCAGCGAAGCCCTGGGCGCGCTGCGTATCAAGCTCGGTCACGACCTGAAGCTGCTGACCTGTGAATGGGCTCCGATGTGGGTCGTCGACTTCCCGATGTTCGAAGAGAACGATGACGGCAGCTTCTCCGCCCTGCACCACCCGTTCACCGCGCCGAAGTGCACCCCGGAAGAGCTCGAAGCCAACCCGGCTGGCGCGCTGTCCCGTGCCTATGACATGGTCCTGAACGGCACCGAGCTGGGTGGCGGTTCGATCCGTATCCACCGCAAGGAGATGCAGCAAGCGGTATTCCGTCTGCTGGGCATCAACGAAGCGGAACAGGAAGAGAAGTTCGGCTTCCTGCTCGACGCGCTGAAGTACGGTGCACCGCCGCACGGTGGTCTGGCTTTCGGTCTGGACCGTCTGGTGATGCTGATGACCGGCGCCCAGTCGATCCGTGAAGTGATCGCCTTCCCGAAAACCCAGAGTGCTGCCGACGTGATGACGCAGGCGCCGGGTGTCGTGGATGCCAAGGCACTGCGCGAACTGCACATTCGTTTGCGCGAAACACCAAAGGCTGAGTAA
- a CDS encoding FmdB family zinc ribbon protein, whose amino-acid sequence MPMYDYQCASCGHQLEAIQKISDAPLVDCPACQAPELRKQLSMPGFRLSGSGWYETDFKTGAKKNLAGGDKSD is encoded by the coding sequence ATGCCGATGTACGATTACCAATGTGCTTCCTGTGGTCATCAGTTGGAAGCCATTCAAAAGATCAGTGATGCACCGCTGGTCGATTGCCCTGCCTGTCAGGCACCAGAGCTCAGGAAACAGCTGTCCATGCCAGGCTTTCGCCTCAGCGGCAGCGGTTGGTACGAAACCGATTTCAAGACCGGCGCGAAGAAGAATCTGGCCGGTGGCGACAAATCTGACTAG
- a CDS encoding ribbon-helix-helix domain-containing protein, translated as MEVGDRRSGIVIGSRQDRAVAPFLEEFDMALIRPLARSVRLNGFATCMRLEQVYWNILGRMAEDNCCSVGTLLSRVDREVHLRHGGVKNFSGLVRVVCVVHGLRDAPVTVGGCQ; from the coding sequence ATGGAAGTTGGAGACAGGCGAAGTGGAATCGTCATCGGCTCGCGGCAGGACAGGGCCGTGGCGCCGTTTCTTGAAGAGTTCGACATGGCATTGATCCGGCCCTTGGCCCGGTCGGTGCGCTTGAACGGGTTTGCGACCTGCATGCGGCTGGAGCAGGTCTACTGGAATATTCTGGGCCGAATGGCCGAGGATAATTGCTGTTCGGTTGGCACCTTGCTGTCCCGTGTCGATCGCGAGGTGCACTTGCGACACGGGGGGGTGAAGAACTTCAGCGGTCTGGTGCGGGTGGTGTGCGTCGTGCACGGCCTGCGGGATGCCCCGGTGACCGTCGGGGGTTGCCAGTGA
- a CDS encoding Dps family protein, with product MAIDIGISEEDRKSIVEGLSRLLSDTYVLYLKTHNFHWNVTGPMFRTLHLMFEEQYNELALAVDSIAERIRALGFPAPGAYATYARLSSIKEEVGVPSAEDMIKQLVEGQEAVTRTARGIFPLLDKVSDEPTADLLTQRMQVHEKTAWMLRALLEA from the coding sequence ATGGCAATCGATATCGGTATCAGTGAAGAAGACCGCAAATCCATCGTCGAAGGGCTGTCGCGTCTGCTGTCGGACACCTACGTGCTCTATTTGAAGACCCACAACTTCCACTGGAACGTCACCGGACCGATGTTCCGGACCCTGCACCTGATGTTCGAGGAGCAATACAACGAACTGGCACTGGCCGTGGATTCGATCGCCGAACGCATCCGCGCCCTGGGTTTCCCAGCGCCGGGTGCCTATGCGACTTACGCGCGTCTTTCCTCTATTAAAGAGGAGGTGGGCGTGCCGAGTGCCGAAGACATGATCAAACAGCTGGTCGAAGGCCAGGAGGCGGTCACTCGCACGGCGCGGGGGATTTTCCCGCTGCTGGATAAGGTCAGTGACGAGCCGACGGCTGATCTTCTGACTCAGCGCATGCAAGTCCACGAGAAAACCGCGTGGATGCTCAGGGCGCTGCTCGAAGCCTGA
- a CDS encoding cold-shock protein, whose translation MLKIVHLLMGAAALLLSFIPSLKSEAVPYLQQPDALYLAFFGLLNLVIAPVIPYWNKGPRQHLQNLVSALLVLTVVLQTLTLIAPMPVIAGQPAVLFSLVIALVAVVLHLAVSFYKSSPAAAAQSYDMSNRDTGTVKWFNTSKGFGFISRDSGDDIFVHFRAIRGEGHRVLVEGQRVEFSVMNRDKGLQAEDVIAALPRR comes from the coding sequence ATGTTGAAAATCGTCCACCTGCTAATGGGCGCAGCGGCGTTGCTGCTGTCGTTCATACCTAGCTTGAAATCCGAAGCCGTTCCTTACCTGCAACAACCTGATGCACTTTACCTGGCCTTTTTCGGCCTGCTGAACCTGGTCATTGCCCCGGTGATCCCTTACTGGAACAAAGGCCCGCGCCAGCATCTGCAAAATCTGGTCAGCGCACTGCTGGTGCTGACCGTCGTCCTGCAAACCCTGACCCTGATCGCGCCGATGCCTGTCATCGCCGGCCAGCCAGCCGTGCTGTTCAGCCTGGTGATCGCCCTGGTCGCCGTGGTCCTGCACCTGGCCGTCAGCTTCTACAAATCCTCACCGGCCGCCGCCGCGCAAAGCTACGACATGAGCAACCGCGATACCGGCACCGTCAAGTGGTTCAACACCTCCAAGGGCTTCGGCTTTATCTCCCGGGATTCCGGCGATGATATTTTCGTGCACTTTCGCGCCATCCGTGGCGAAGGCCACCGCGTCCTGGTCGAAGGCCAGCGCGTGGAGTTCTCGGTAATGAACCGTGACAAAGGCCTGCAAGCCGAAGACGTGATCGCCGCCCTGCCGCGTCGCTGA
- a CDS encoding SlyX family protein, whose protein sequence is MSLEQRVTDLESRLAFQDDTIQALNDVLVEQQRVVERLQLQMAALLKRQEEMVGQFGSFEEDAPPPHY, encoded by the coding sequence ATGAGCCTGGAACAACGCGTTACCGATCTGGAAAGCCGCCTGGCATTTCAGGACGACACCATTCAGGCGTTGAACGATGTGCTGGTGGAGCAGCAGCGAGTCGTGGAGCGTCTGCAGTTGCAGATGGCCGCGCTGCTCAAGCGTCAGGAAGAAATGGTCGGCCAGTTCGGGTCCTTTGAGGAAGACGCACCGCCGCCGCACTACTGA
- a CDS encoding HIT family protein — translation MFALDSRLQQDTLTIGDFPLCRLLLSNDANYPWFILVPRRDDISELFQLDVADQQRLWQETTALAEVLKDSFDADKMNVATLGNVVSQLHMHVIVRKRDDAAWPAPVWGKHPAKPYSAEQVAAIRERLRLVLDEDFKFLEG, via the coding sequence GTGTTTGCTTTAGATTCACGCCTTCAACAGGACACGCTGACCATCGGCGACTTCCCGCTCTGCCGGTTGCTGCTGTCCAACGACGCCAACTACCCGTGGTTCATCCTGGTGCCTCGTCGCGACGATATCAGCGAGTTGTTTCAATTGGATGTCGCCGATCAGCAGCGTCTGTGGCAGGAAACCACGGCCCTGGCGGAGGTGCTCAAGGACTCGTTCGATGCCGACAAGATGAACGTTGCCACCCTGGGTAACGTCGTCAGTCAGCTGCACATGCATGTGATCGTGCGCAAACGTGATGACGCCGCGTGGCCGGCGCCGGTCTGGGGCAAGCACCCGGCCAAACCTTACAGTGCCGAACAGGTGGCCGCGATCCGCGAGCGCCTGCGCCTGGTGCTGGACGAAGATTTCAAGTTTCTGGAGGGCTGA
- a CDS encoding OprD family porin gives MRVMKWSMIALAVTAASTQLATAAPFVSDQSEAKGFVEDAKLTETLKNYYFNRDNKNGGHDQKDWTQGFLGNFTSGYTQGTVGVGIDAFGYLAVKLDGGDGTSGTGNMSRSNTVKANGYAHDVDESQGKAGAAIKFRISKTELKIGDQQPSTAPVFAVGGSRILPQTASGFQLQSSEVKDLDLEAGHFYSATSQDKNAREGGLYATYAGVEAKNIDYFGGKYAITDNLTASLYGAKLEDIWNQYYANVNLTTPFGGDTSLNTDFNIYRTTDTGSAKAGDISNTAFSLATALSFLKAHTFTLAFQKVNGDTPFDYIGVGKNNRGGDSIFLANSIQYSDFNGAGEKSLQARYDLKMAEYGVPGLSFMVRYVKGWDIDGTHTPAGSAYAGLYGEDGKHHETNFEAKYVVQSGPAKDLSFRIRQAWHVANADEGEGDVKEFRLITEYPLNIL, from the coding sequence ATGCGCGTGATGAAGTGGAGCATGATCGCACTGGCCGTTACAGCAGCCAGTACTCAGTTGGCTACGGCCGCACCGTTTGTTAGTGACCAGTCTGAAGCCAAAGGCTTTGTTGAAGACGCCAAACTGACCGAAACGTTGAAGAACTACTACTTCAACCGTGACAACAAGAACGGCGGCCACGACCAGAAAGACTGGACCCAGGGTTTCCTCGGCAACTTCACTTCCGGTTACACCCAAGGCACCGTAGGCGTCGGTATCGATGCATTCGGTTACCTGGCCGTTAAACTGGATGGCGGTGACGGTACTTCCGGTACCGGTAACATGAGCCGCAGCAATACCGTCAAAGCCAACGGTTATGCCCATGACGTTGATGAAAGCCAAGGCAAAGCCGGCGCTGCCATCAAATTCCGCATCTCCAAGACCGAGCTGAAAATCGGCGACCAGCAGCCAAGCACTGCTCCAGTGTTCGCTGTCGGCGGTTCCCGTATCCTTCCGCAAACTGCCAGTGGCTTCCAGCTGCAGAGCAGCGAAGTCAAAGACCTCGATCTCGAAGCCGGTCACTTCTACTCGGCTACCAGCCAGGACAAGAACGCCCGTGAAGGCGGCCTTTACGCCACCTACGCAGGTGTCGAAGCCAAAAACATCGACTACTTCGGTGGCAAATACGCCATCACTGACAACCTGACAGCTTCGCTGTACGGCGCCAAGCTGGAAGACATCTGGAACCAGTACTACGCGAACGTGAACCTCACCACGCCATTCGGTGGTGACACTTCGCTGAACACTGACTTCAACATCTACCGCACCACCGATACCGGTAGCGCCAAAGCCGGTGACATCAGCAACACCGCATTCTCCCTGGCGACTGCCCTGTCGTTCCTGAAGGCACACACCTTCACCCTGGCCTTCCAGAAGGTCAACGGCGACACCCCGTTCGACTACATCGGCGTGGGCAAGAACAACCGTGGCGGCGACTCGATCTTCCTCGCCAACTCCATCCAGTACTCCGACTTTAACGGTGCAGGCGAGAAATCCCTGCAAGCCCGTTACGACCTGAAAATGGCCGAGTACGGCGTTCCTGGTCTGAGCTTCATGGTTCGCTACGTCAAAGGCTGGGATATCGACGGTACCCACACTCCAGCGGGTAGCGCTTACGCCGGTCTCTACGGTGAAGATGGCAAACACCACGAAACCAACTTTGAAGCCAAATATGTGGTTCAAAGCGGTCCGGCAAAAGACCTGTCCTTCCGTATTCGTCAAGCGTGGCACGTTGCTAACGCAGATGAAGGCGAAGGCGACGTTAAAGAGTTCCGTCTGATCACCGAGTACCCACTGAACATCTTGTAA